From Plectropomus leopardus isolate mb chromosome 4, YSFRI_Pleo_2.0, whole genome shotgun sequence, the proteins below share one genomic window:
- the LOC121942699 gene encoding perforin-1-like, which produces MAMMVRLWQFMLLYWAWSPLCLPFNISIIGTPQECKSAPFVPGYNLGGEGFDIVTMKRKGAYVIDTETWKLDNGTCRLFSNSYMDQEKQKVPVAVLDWRTLPKCSLKVSGTTYDSVETLVNDSTSAVTNDWKIDLEIPVDPSVTLGIGLGGSHSRESTFAMKKSKQDRYTFFRHSVYCRFYSYRLATNPPLSHDYESAVNSLPSYSLKTSSLYRNLIDTYGTHYITQVSLGGEIKAITSMKTCEATMGGLSATEVKDCLSVEASACFQNTAKIKAMYKHCQEKKKKLGSNQSFSSMFNERNSETIGGHIDSADILFDEQSNPSVYNSWLSSLKTTPDVIRYNLKPLHTLLPSTHSARAGLKKEVENYIKKNAVLKKCSETCKIGHRSSKRDPCACVCISDSSVKSNCCPAGRGLATLKVFRLYAEELYGDKWTKTDGSVEVRYGDQIKRTVIISNNDNPKWSETFEFGSIVMNMRNKLTFSVYDEDTYWNSDLLGQCTFDLHRGKVSDSCMLDHGTFFFSYVVECAPSLGGDQCQEYTSSPMSPSVANIFHSRNGVLLGETMHAVS; this is translated from the exons ATGGCCATG ATGGTGAGGCTGTGGCAGTTCATGCTCCTGTACTGGGCATGGAGTCCTCTCTGTCTGCCATTCAATATAAGCATCATAGGTACACCGCAGGAATGCAAAAGTGCTCCATTTGTCCCTGGTTACAATCTGGGTGGAGAAGGCTTCGACATCGTCACAATGAAACGAAAAGGTGCCTATGTCATTGACACTGAAACATGGAAGCTTGACAATGGCACTTGCAGGCTATTCAGCAACAGCTACATGGACCAAGAGAAACAGAAGGTTCCAGTTGCCGTGTTAGACTGGAGAACCCTCCCCAAGTGCAGTTTGAAGGTCTCCGGTACAACCTATGATTCAGTCGAAACTCTTGTCAATGATTCCACCTCGGCCGTGACCAATGATTGGAAAATTGACCTTGAAATCCCTGTAGACCCATCTGTCACTCTTGGCATTGGCCTTGGAGGTTCCCACTCCAGAGAATCTACCTTTGCAATGAAAAAGTCGAAACAAGATCGCTACACCTTCTTTCGCCATTCTGTCTACTGTAGGTTCTATAG CTACAGACTTGCAACGAATCCTCCACTGAGTCATGATTATGAATCAGCTGTGAACTCCCTTCCTTCCTATTCACTCAAAACATCGTCATTATATCGCAACCTGATTGACACGTATGGCACACATTACATCACACAAGTGTCTCTAGGAGGGGAGATCAAAGCAATTACTTCCATGAAGACTTGTGAGGCAACCATGGGTGGACTGTCAGCAACGGAGGTCAAGGACTGTCTGTCAGTCGAGGCCTCTGCTTGCTTTCAAAACACTGCCAAAATCAAGGCCATGTATAAACACTgtcaggagaagaagaagaagttagGCTCTAACCAAAGTTTTAGCAGTATGTTTAATGAGCGCAACAGCGAGACCATTGGTGGGCACATTGACAGTGCCGATATCCTTTTTGACGAGCAATCAAACCCGTCTGTCTATAACAGCTGGCTCAGCTCACTGAAAACCACTCCAGATGTGATCCGTTACAACCTAAAGCCGCTGCACACCTTACTGCCAAGTACTCACTCTGCCAGGGCTGGACTGAAGAAAGAGGTTGAGAACTACATCAAGAAAAatgctgtgttgaaaaaatgctcCGAAACTTGTAAGATTGGCCACAGATCCAGCAAAAGGGATCcttgtgcttgtgtttgcaTCAGTGATAGTAGTGTAAAGTCAAACTGCTGTCCTGCTGGGAGAGGTCTTGCCACATTAAAGGTGTTCAGGCTCTATGCAGAAGAGTTGTATGGTGATAAGTGGACAAAGACAGATGGTTCAGTGGAGGTGAGATATGGTGATCAGATAAAGCGCACTGTCATCATAAGTAACAATGACAATCCCAAATGGTCTGAGACTTTTGAGTTTGGATCCATCGTCATGAACATGAGAAACAAGCTCACGTTCAGTGTTTATGATGAGGACACTTACTGGAACAGTGATCTGCTTGGCCAGTGTACTTTTGATCTGCATAGAGGTAAGGTGAGCGATAGCTGCATGTTAGATCATGGTACCTTTTTCTTCTCCTATGTAGTAGAGTGCGCACCAAGTCTTGGTGGTGACCAGTGTCAAGAATACACATCCTCCCCCATGAGTCCCTCTGTGGCCAACATCTTTCACAGCAGAAATGGGGTGCTCCTTGGAGAGACTATGCATGCAGTCAGTTAG